One Eremothecium cymbalariae DBVPG#7215 chromosome 2, complete sequence DNA window includes the following coding sequences:
- the TRM732 gene encoding tRNA methylation protein TRM732 (similar to Ashbya gossypii AER273C): MMAADINYWKSWLINYKTDQFELDYDGAILGFERSFMAIFESLQEDHVSDETRLVLTDAVGIWMLRSRQLLTKSNGRGGYEVVLKEQLLTLERATFLFRYVIDFWSGGGAPLANSLRHMFSKMLQLLEEIHKDEVLSVYKLWIEDVLSISPFIRFLYFLLDAFAAKMDLKMVLELRPGFIESSLSYMWSDSLSSLVGKCITTLLINLYTYHYSEHTLVEWLELWEAPVIKFLNQSRCAKRVRIYVLANVFKSVPPLAFNLFIWRNLQQKPGLLLPLLKIGQELAIEEEPFHENKLISLNELSSLLTIDQYKLAAFEVLTYSPKGSRPVRPYIFDIIKKNLQIFFVDFDIETRNSFHSSFRHFINRIRDSTYSLNRDALKLRAKNKFPDEQEDKLKQVGEARQFLQYLVEFMTLQIAPGMQYQRKSLAYKFLNTLALSGVDSVVDEKFLDTKKRMEFPFRISIFDGCMIRLLCDNMTNDYDDIRQWSLELLLTVFNSPKGKPFHYLVDTVDLERKAYQLLNFYKDSDGGSKVMEFLFSISTDQIGFMTKLINELDTYLSATESDLTQSLENPVSGLFTTLNVLFVRYEFTNEAEYLIQSCINLVLKNWNTAKEILCHDSPEGNLPLKYLNGGTSDAIITSYAFKSIKESSSLFSTLLLRAPMSNQQLIECGELLIDQLSTIRHSGAFQSIIPSFASCCKRCMRDIPNQMEAWLNESIKSLQTKTQYITRRSGGLPFLITAILAAEKNKSRPWLKYTYESLSEIARIPILEHEEKLDLPQVNALNCIRTLFIESTLSEACTPYVYPALELCLENFTSPLWAMRNCSIMLFTALQNRLFGKIGKNTSARLFFTRYKGIREILLKKLQESVDITSRPSTSRSITSTVNSLIVQSEQSEIESIFLVLTTLSRLKPTPGYDGLDAFKLEILKCLENRNWKIREMAARALPALIEEPYQQSLSLLDNRKCSVRHQNRLHGRLLAVKQLVTLELSKVDARPIPLKLSNFILRSYNYYIGKKNPCNVTAKAYVDVVRIILENSIDVLESDKLNLVRHFGNYFAEANERYIVDGSLQLLLAEVVKVILQNEKREHITDIVLLGIYSPFFEVQLATLEYIQSSINIASASFAEVQNKLMEMVDARDVYPHVKSVVLKTLEKSRRVMDSNRLFAILDSNLPESMQASALALLGSCAKSHTDDEKLWSLTKKYSQDEMPHHFRMSSLCCLINRLTSSNIIVDNNCFKTKLLYAIYCSLWDDDVDIRTTAAIFLNKNYLELTHVQQQTSASVTAELFTRKFAETAEPGVILDLCVEAVSNLENNLSSVQPQEASVFRGLFAIEDDNQFRNTISFATNYIFLLGSIKPRTTEVEDLIKFLESRLLNHVDCFSCSDGFLGWCSDPDIFNFIIILRNLIAQLSSTHLELIDNRLIAMKCHPSVFRMLG; this comes from the coding sequence ATGATGGCTGCAGACATCAATTATTGGAAATCGTGGCTTATAAATTATAAGACTGATCAATTTGAGTTGGATTACGATGGAGCTATATTGGGATTTGAAAGAAGTTTTATGGCTATTTTTGAATCACTCCAAGAGGATCATGTAAGCGACGAAACGAGGTTAGTTCTTACTGATGCTGTAGGGATATGGATGTTGAGAAGCCGCCAGTTGTTGACGAAGAGTAATGGGAGAGGAGGGTACGAGGTTGTGCTGAAGGAGCAGTTATTGACGTTGGAAAGAGCGACCTTTTTGTTCAGATATGTTATTGATTTCTGGTCTGGTGGCGGAGCACCTTTGGCGAATTCGTTGAGACACATGTTTAGTAAAATGTTGCAACTTTTGGAAGAGATTCATAAGGACGAGGTGTTATCGGTGTATAAATTATGGATAGAAGATGTATTGTCTATCAGTCCATTTATTAGGTTTTTATATTTCCTGTTAGATGCATTTGCCGCGAAGATGGACTTGAAAATGGTGTTAGAACTGCGACCCGGGTTTATCGAAAGTTCATTAAGCTATATGTGGTCAGATTCTCTGTCATCTCTGGTAGGGAAATGCATTACCACCCTGTTGATTAACTTGTACACCTATCACTACTCTGAGCATACCTTGGTAGAGTGGCTAGAGTTGTGGGAGGCACCTGTTATTAAATTTCTTAATCAAAGTCGGTGCGCCAAACGTGTGAGGATTTATGTCTTGGCAAACGTTTTCAAAAGTGTCCCACCGTTAGcattcaatttgtttatttgGCGCAATTTGCAACAAAAGCCAGGATTATTGTTGCCACTACTAAAAATTGGCCAGGAATTGGCTATTGAAGAGGAGCCATTTCATGAGAATAAACTGATTTCATTGAATGAGTTATCGAGCCTCTTGACAATTGATCAATACAAATTAGCAGCTTTTGAAGTGCTGACCTATTCTCCCAAGGGTTCCAGACCGGTCAgaccatatatatttgatatcatcaaaaagaatcttcaaatattttttgtcGATTTTGATATCGAGACCAGGAACTCTTTCCACAGTTCTTTTAGGCATTTCATAAATCGCATTAGAGATTCTACCTATTCATTAAACCGTGATGCATTGAAACTGCGCgctaaaaacaaatttcCCGATGAGCAAGAGGATAAGCTAAAACAGGTAGGGGAAGCTCGACAGTTTCTGCAGTATTTGGTTGAATTTATGACGTTGCAAATAGCCCCCGGGATGCAATATCAGAGAAAGTCATTGGCTTACAAGTTTTTGAACACATTGGCTCTTTCAGGCGTAGATAgtgttgttgatgaaaagtttttggataCGAAAAAGAGGATGGAATTCCCATTTCGTATATCAATCTTCGATGGTTGCATGATTCGTCTTTTATGTGATAATATGACAAATGATTACGACGACATCCGACAATGGTCCTTAGAGTTACTTTTGACTGTATTTAATTCACCAAAAGGAAAGCCATTTCACTATTTGGTGGATACTGTTGAtttagaaagaaaagcGTACCAGCTTCTTAATTTTTACAAAGACAGCGATGGTGGATCTAAGGTTatggaatttttgtttagCATATCAACAGATCAAATTGGCTTTATGACTAAACTTATTAATGAATTAGACACATATTTGTCAGCCACGGAATCAGATCTTACGCAAAGTTTGGAAAACCCAGTTAGTGGTCTCTTTACCACGTTAAATGTGTTGTTTGTAAGATATGAGTTCACGAATGAAGCAGAGTATTTGATACAGTCCTGCATTAATCtagttttgaagaactgGAACACCGCCAAAGAAATATTATGCCATGATTCTCCAGAGGGAAATCTACCATTAAAATATCTGAATGGTGGTACTTCAGATGCAATTATTACCAGTTATGCATTTAAATCGATAAAGGAGTCGTCATCTTTATTTAGCACGTTATTATTACGAGCTCCTATGTCCAATCAGCAACTGATAGAATGCGGTGAGTTATTAATAGATCAGTTATCAACGATTCGCCACAGCGGTGCTTTCCAATCCATAATTCCATCATTTGCATCCTGTTGTAAAAGGTGTATGAGAGATATACCAAATCAAATGGAGGCTTGGTTAAATGAAAGTATCAAATCTttacaaacaaaaacccaGTACATCACGAGAAGGTCAGGAGGCTTACCCTTCTTAATAACGGCAATTCTAGCAGCGGAGAAGAATAAGTCAAGGCCGTGGTTGAAATACACATATGAATCACTAAGTGAAATTGCCCGCATTCCAATTTTAGAACATGAAGAAAAGTTGGATTTACCTCAAGTCAACGCACTTAACTGTATTAGAACCTTATTCATTGAATCCACACTATCAGAAGCATGTACTCCATACGTGTATCCTGCCCTGGAGCTATGTCTGGAGAACTTCACATCTCCACTATGGGCAATGCGGAACTGTTCCATTATGTTGTTCACTGCGCTTCAAAATAGGTTGTTTGGGAAGATAGGTAAAAACACAAGTGCCAGGCTATTTTTCACTCGTTATAAAGGTATTAGGGAAATattgttaaagaaattacAGGAATCTGTCGACATAACTTCAAGACCATCAACCTCCAGATCGATTACGTCTACTGTCAATTCTCTGATTGTTCAATCAGAGCAATCAGAGATTGAGTCTATTTTCCTGGTCCTGACAACTTTGTCTAGGTTGAAACCTACTCCAGGGTATGATGGCTTAGACGCTTTCAAattggaaattttgaaatgttTAGAGAACagaaattggaaaattcGAGAAATGGCAGCTCGCGCATTACCTGCTTTGATAGAGGAGCCATATCAACAATCTCTATCATTATTAGACAACCGAAAATGCTCTGTTAGGCATCAAAATAGGTTACACGGCCGTCTGCTAGCTGTAAAACAGTTAGTTACTTTAGAATTGAGCAAAGTGGATGCTCGTCCAATTCCGTTGAAACTTTCCAACTTTATTTTACGGAGTTACAACTATTAtattggaaagaaaaacccATGCAACGTGACAGCAAAGGCATATGTTGATGTTGTCAGGATAATATTGGAGAACAGTATTGATGTCTTGGAATCCGACAAACTGAATTTGGTGAGGCACTTTGGAAATTATTTTGCTGAAGCAAATGAACGTTACATTGTAGATGGTAGCTTACAATTACTGTTGGCAGAAGTTGTTAAAGTGATACTTCAAAATGAGAAACGGGAACATATTACCGATATTGTTCTTTTGGGCATTTACTCTCCCTTTTTTGAGGTACAGCTAGCCACTTTAGAATACATTCAATCTAGCATTAACATCGCCTCAGCCTCATTCGCGGAAGTTCAGAATAAGTTAATGGAAATGGTAGATGCTCGGGATGTGTATCCACACGTTAAATCTGTTGTATTGAAAACCTTGGAAAAATCACGCAGGGTGATGGATTCCAATAGACTCTTCGCAATTTTAGATAGCAATTTACCAGAAAGCATGCAAGCAAGTGCATTAGCTTTACTCGGATCCTGTGCTAAATCCCATACTGACGATGAAAAACTATGGTCACTGACAAAGAAATATAGCCAGGATGAAATGCCTCACCATTTCAGAATGTCTAGTTTGTGTTGTCTAATCAACAGATTAACTAGCTCAAATATTATAGTTGACAATAACTGCTTTAAAACCAAGTTGCTATACGCAATATATTGTAGCCTCTGGGATGACGACGTGGATATACGAACTACAGCAGCAATATTCTTGAACAAGAATTATCTGGAACTAACCCATGTGCAACAGCAGACTAGCGCATCGGTTACCGCAGAATTATTCACGCGAAAATTTGCTGAAACGGCTGAACCTGGGGTAATACTTGACCTTTGTGTCGAAGCTGTAAGTAACCTGGAAAACAATCTATCCTCCGTTCAACCACAGGAAGCCTCCGTTTTTAGGGGCTTATTTGCGATcgaagatgataaccaatTCAGGAACACGATCAGTTTTGCTACTAACTACATTTTCTTGTTGGGGAGCATCAAACCACGTACCACAGAGGTCGAAGATTTAATTAAATTTTTAGAATCTCGATTGCTTAATCACGTTGATTGCTTTTCTTGTTCGGACGGGTTTTTAGGGTGGTGTTCAGATCCCgacatcttcaatttcattaTAATTCTAAGGAATCTTATTGCCCAGCTGTCATCAACACATTTGGAGCTCATAGACAATAGATTAATTGCTATGAAGTGCCATCCCTCTGTTTTCCGAATGTTAGGATAG
- a CDS encoding uncharacterized protein (similar to Ashbya gossypii AER274W), giving the protein MEDKYIGLILAVTSSIAIGSSFILTKLGLNAASEQNNFHGAGYDYLKSPIWWGGMFTMVIGEIANFAAYTFAPAILVTPLGALSVIIGAILAAVFLKEELGILGKLGCGICLLGSIIIILHAPSDKEISTVEEILEYARQPAFVFYTIIVISFALFMIYQVVPKHGNKNPMVYISICSTIGSISVMAIKAFGIAVKLTLSGNNQFTHLTSYFFMLVVAVCIMTQMNYFNKALDQFDTSIVNPLYYVTFTTATLTASFILFRNFDDSNTKDSISLISGFLIIFSGVYLLNLSRKKNHDHIFSEQDDVVNIPLDNNFGGFTVRKSLQRERINRAISQFSPSEEMVHLTHNSRDSDDDFEV; this is encoded by the coding sequence ATGGAGGACAAGTATATTGGGCTAATATTAGCCGTGACATCATCGATAGCCATAGGCAGTTCGTTTATCCTAACGAAGTTGGGGCTTAATGCAGCATCTGAGCAAAATAACTTTCATGGGGCAGGGTACGACTACCTTAAGAGCCCAATTTGGTGGGGAGGAATGTTTACGATGGTTATTGGTGAAATAGCTAATTTTGCAGCATATACTTTTGCACCAGCTATTTTGGTTACACCTTTGGGTGCGTTGTCAGTTATTATTGGGGCAATATTGGCAGCagtttttttgaaggaagaaCTTGGAATTCTGGGTAAACTTGGTTGTGGGATTTGTTTATTAGGGTCTATCATTATCATATTACATGCGCCATCTGACAAGGAGATTAGCACGGTAGAAGAGATTTTAGAATATGCTAGACAACCTGcttttgttttctataCAATCATTGTGATCAGTTTTGCGTTGTTTATGATATATCAAGTCGTGCCAAAGCATGGCAACAAAAACCCTATGGTCTACATCTCTATATGTTCTACAATTGGGTCTATATCTGTGATGGCGATAAAGGCGTTTGGGATTGCAGTGAAGTTAACTTTGTCAGGAAATAATCAGTTTACTCATTTGACATCGTATTTCTTTATGTTGGTGGTAGCGGTATGTATAATGACACAGATGAACTACTTCAATAAGGCTTTGGATCAGTTTGACACTTCTATAGTCAACCCATTATACTACGTGACATTTACTACTGCGACATTAACGGCTTCCTTTATTTTGTTCCGAAACTTTGATGATAGTAATACGAAGGACTCTATCTCATTGATCTCTGGTTTCTTGATTATCTTCTCTGGAGTTTACCTATTGAACCTGTCTAGAAAGAAGAACCACGATCACATATTCAGTGAACAGGACGATGTGGTTAATATTCCATTAGATAATAACTTTGGTGGGTTCACAGTAAGGAAATCCCTGCAAAGGGAACGTATCAACCGTGCCATCTCTCAGTTTTCTCCAAGTGAGGAAATGGTTCATTTGACACATAACAGCAGGGATAGCGATGACGATTTTGaggtttga